The following proteins come from a genomic window of Edaphobacter sp. 4G125:
- a CDS encoding substrate-binding domain-containing protein: protein MSHAEVFQMSVWIKGIIVALVCVLPLLEGCTRHSKKEHYYLITVNVDLPYWKSANEGFQKAASDYGVSAEMRGPSRFDPQAEVQEFRTVVARKPAGILVSVTNLDLLRPEIDEAIAAGIPVITMDSDAPASKRLYFIGTNNLEAGRLGGQRVAAQLNGKGNVVFFTMPGQPNLDERLKGYKDVFSGYPEIKIVEIFDMKGDSGLAMDKAQQYLGLKGKDRIDALICLQSSSGSGVGEALRRAKAEGDPGRLLVAMDTDDSTLQLIKDGVIDSTIAQKPYTMALIGLKALDQVHHDPVKQMGGDYALDPFSPFPAFVDTGVALVDKSNVETILTRKEAAGP from the coding sequence ATGTCTCATGCGGAGGTCTTCCAGATGAGCGTGTGGATCAAGGGCATCATTGTTGCGTTGGTATGCGTGCTTCCGCTGCTCGAGGGATGCACCCGGCACTCGAAGAAGGAACATTATTACCTCATCACCGTCAATGTCGACCTTCCTTACTGGAAATCAGCGAATGAAGGCTTCCAGAAAGCGGCGTCGGACTATGGCGTCTCGGCTGAGATGCGAGGCCCTTCTAGATTCGATCCACAGGCCGAAGTCCAGGAGTTCCGCACCGTCGTAGCGCGAAAGCCCGCCGGGATCCTGGTCTCGGTTACCAATCTCGACCTGCTTCGACCGGAGATCGACGAGGCAATTGCAGCAGGAATCCCCGTCATCACCATGGACTCCGACGCTCCGGCAAGTAAACGGCTCTACTTCATCGGGACCAATAACCTCGAGGCTGGCAGACTTGGTGGACAGCGCGTAGCTGCCCAGTTGAATGGTAAAGGTAACGTCGTCTTCTTCACCATGCCCGGCCAGCCAAACCTCGACGAACGTTTAAAGGGATATAAAGACGTCTTCTCCGGCTATCCCGAGATCAAGATCGTCGAGATCTTCGATATGAAGGGAGATTCCGGTCTCGCCATGGATAAGGCCCAGCAATATCTTGGCCTCAAGGGAAAGGACAGGATCGACGCATTGATCTGCCTGCAATCTTCTTCAGGAAGTGGCGTGGGTGAGGCGCTACGCCGTGCAAAGGCTGAGGGCGACCCCGGCCGTCTGCTGGTTGCGATGGACACAGATGATTCCACCCTGCAACTGATCAAAGACGGAGTGATCGATTCAACCATCGCGCAGAAACCTTACACGATGGCACTGATCGGCCTCAAAGCACTGGATCAGGTACACCATGACCCAGTCAAGCAAATGGGGGGCGACTACGCGCTGGATCCCTTCTCTCCCTTCCCGGCTTTCGTCGATACCGGCGTTGCCCTGGTCGATAAAAGCAACGTAGAGACGATCCTCACCCGCAAAGAAGCAGCCGGGCCATAA
- a CDS encoding DUF3857 domain-containing transglutaminase family protein: MRSTVVLLAFALVMSVIPSSGQETRHTDSALPNKTASSVPPESASAAKPDYSAESIIVERMDSIYRYTADGTGTRETTAVVLIQSDAAARQYGVLTFPFAGDNQRVEIDYVRVRKPDNSLVETPATDAQEMPQEVTRQAPFYSDLKEKQVPVRNLRLGDRLEYKVRIIDSKPEIANHFWGQDTFGSWAVILSQNIELHVPKAIYVKVWSPEHAPAKTETGDEIIYRWAGSHTEPTVGKDGKAIQREIDPNGELPDIAWTTFKSWDAIGNWYQGLEADRVVPDAAVKAKVAELLAGKSTDTEKAQTLYSFVATQIRYIGVAFGIGRYQPHPAGEVLRNQYGDCKDKHTLLAAMLTAAGLHPEAFLIGAGIRLNEEVPSPAAFNHMITFVSIGGSPVWLDTTSELAPYRMLLQVIRDKQALVVPETGVSKLEKTPAGLPFTPFTNFTAKGTLTKDGTMKAQMEYVTRGDDEIVMRTLLRQVPRGQWKFKEFRRGTVSVARQAIPMQPALK; encoded by the coding sequence ATGCGTTCGACTGTTGTTTTGCTTGCCTTTGCCCTGGTGATGTCCGTCATTCCGAGTTCCGGTCAAGAGACCCGACATACAGACTCCGCACTTCCCAATAAAACAGCCTCTTCTGTCCCTCCTGAATCGGCGTCAGCCGCGAAGCCGGATTATTCGGCTGAGTCGATCATCGTGGAACGGATGGACTCGATCTACCGATACACCGCAGATGGAACCGGAACACGCGAGACCACCGCTGTCGTTCTGATTCAATCGGATGCCGCTGCGCGTCAGTATGGAGTTCTGACGTTTCCATTCGCCGGCGACAACCAGCGCGTTGAGATTGATTACGTTCGCGTAAGGAAGCCTGATAACAGCCTGGTTGAGACTCCCGCCACAGACGCCCAGGAGATGCCGCAGGAAGTCACACGTCAAGCTCCTTTCTATAGCGATTTGAAAGAGAAGCAGGTTCCGGTGCGTAATCTCCGTCTCGGCGATCGATTGGAGTACAAAGTTCGCATCATTGACTCCAAACCGGAGATTGCCAATCACTTCTGGGGGCAGGACACTTTTGGAAGTTGGGCGGTCATCCTAAGTCAGAACATCGAACTCCATGTTCCAAAAGCGATCTATGTCAAAGTCTGGAGCCCAGAGCATGCTCCAGCCAAGACTGAGACGGGGGATGAGATCATCTACCGCTGGGCGGGATCGCATACGGAACCCACGGTTGGCAAAGACGGCAAAGCCATTCAGCGGGAGATCGACCCCAACGGAGAACTTCCAGATATCGCATGGACCACCTTCAAGAGTTGGGACGCCATAGGTAACTGGTATCAGGGGCTTGAAGCCGATCGCGTCGTGCCCGACGCGGCAGTAAAGGCAAAGGTAGCCGAACTCCTTGCGGGTAAATCAACGGATACCGAAAAAGCCCAAACACTCTACAGCTTTGTCGCCACACAGATTCGCTATATTGGCGTGGCCTTCGGGATTGGGCGCTATCAGCCACACCCAGCAGGCGAAGTGTTACGCAATCAATATGGCGATTGCAAAGACAAACACACTTTATTGGCTGCCATGCTGACTGCAGCAGGACTGCATCCTGAAGCATTCCTGATTGGCGCAGGAATTCGGCTGAACGAAGAAGTCCCCTCGCCCGCAGCTTTTAATCACATGATTACCTTTGTTTCGATTGGTGGATCTCCAGTGTGGCTGGATACTACATCGGAACTTGCGCCATATCGGATGCTGCTGCAAGTAATCCGAGATAAGCAAGCTCTGGTTGTCCCGGAAACAGGCGTGTCAAAGCTGGAGAAAACTCCTGCCGGCCTGCCCTTCACGCCTTTTACGAATTTCACCGCGAAAGGAACGCTGACGAAAGACGGCACCATGAAGGCGCAGATGGAATACGTGACCCGTGGAGACGACGAGATCGTCATGCGTACACTTCTACGTCAGGTTCCCCGCGGCCAATGGAAATTCAAAGAATTTCGCAGGGGTACGGTTTCGGTGGCACGACAAGCAATCCCGATGCAACCCGCCCTGAAATAA